Sequence from the Nitrincola iocasae genome:
GCTCTGGGAAATGACATCCGGCGGTGTTAGCAACATACCAAACACAAAGCATACAACTACAACATAGGCTCGCTTTGCCGCGAGATTTTTGGCTGTTACAGCGCCTGACTTAATTAGCAACAGGGTTGCGACAGGGATTTCAAAAGTAATGCCGAAGGCAAAGAATAACTTCAGTACAAAATTGAGATAACTACTGATATCTGTCATGACCGCTACATTCTCAGGACCCACACTGGTAAAAAATCCGAATATAAGCGGAAAAACAACAAAATAAGCAAAGGCAATACCGGCATAAAACAGCACAATGCTCGACACCAACAACGGAATGGCAAATTGTTTTTCGTTTGCATATAAGCCCGGTGCAATAAATGACCAGATCTGATGCAAGATATATGGCATCGCCAATACTACTGCGGCCACCAGGGTTAACTTAAACGGAGCGAAGAACGGAGAGGTAACATCTGTTGCAATCATGCTAGTCCCCTCTGGCAAGAGAGCCGTCAGTGGCGCTGACATGAACAAGTACAGATCATTAGCAAAATAAAACAAACCCAGAAAAACCAGAAACACAGCCAGTACAGCTCTCATCAACCTCTGGCGCAACTCCACCAGGTGGGAGATCAACGGCTGTTCTTGTTCTTTAGTGGTGTCTGTCATGTGCTGCTTTTATCACTATCCGTTTTGGGAGATTCTGCTGTAGACGCAGCCTCAGTGGTTGGCGTTTTCTCAGCCTCACTTACTGCGTCCTCAACATCCTTGGCCGCTGCCTTGAATGGCTTGCGCATTTCACTAAGCTCTTTTTCAAGCTCTTCTTTACTGATCGCTGTGGTACGACGCAACTCTTCAACACGCAACTCTTCGCTAATTTCATGCTGAATAGCTGTGACTGAACGTTTGATGCGCCCAAGCCACATACCACAGGTTTTAACTGCAACAGGCAGCTTATCCGGCCCCAGAACCAGCAACGCAACTACGCTGACGATAAGTATTTCGGCAAAACCGATATCAAACATATGAACAGGGCTTACTTATCTGAGCCAGTCTGGGATTTTTCCTTGTCTTTTTCAGCATCAGGCACTTCGCTTTGCGAAAACTGAGCATCCTCAGTGAGTTTTTTCTTTTCCTGATCTTCCTGAGCGTCTTTGGAATCATCCTCACTCATGGCTTTCTTAAAGCCTTTAACCGCGCCACCTACATCACCACCCAGATTGCGCAATTTTTTTGTGCCAAATATAAGCACCACAATGCCAAGCACAATCACTAACTGCCATATACTGATTCCACCAAAACCCATTGTTCTTCTCCAATTATATTTATCTGACCGAGTCATCTGACCGAGTCATCTGACCGAGTCATCTGACCGAGTCATCTGACCGAGTCATCTGACCGAGTCTGATTGCAGACGACTAATCTAATCGTTAATTGTTTTGCCGTGAAGCTTTTTCTTCAAGACCCGACATATCAAAGCGTCGCGCAAGCTCTAACAACACAGCCTCATGTGTTTCACCAAGATGCGACAGCATAACCAACGAGTGAAACCATAAATCTGCTGTCTCATAGACAAGGTCGGCACAGTCACCACTCACTTCCGCATCCTTAGCTGCAAGAATGGTCTCGGTAGCTTCTTCTCCAACCTTTTCCAGTATTTTATTCAGCCCTTTGGCATGCAGACTTGCTACATAGGAGCTATCTTCCGAGGCCCCTTTACGAGCTTCAAGTATTGTTGCCAATCTATCCAGGACATCACTCATTACATCAACCCTTGTTCTTATAGATAGATCCAGGAGACTTTACTACCTGATCGGTGATCTGCCACTTTCCCTGATCATCCAGCTTTCTAAAAAAACAACTTTCTCTTCCCGTATGACAGGCTATTCCACCAATCTGTTCAATAACCAGCAAAACCACATCACCATCACAGTCGAGCCGCAACTCGTGCAGGCGCTGAATATGGCCGGACTCTTCCCCTTTACGCCAGAGCTTTTGGCGTGAACGTGACCAATAAATCGCCCGCTGCTCCTGCACGCTGAGCAACAGAGATTCACGATTCATCCAGGCAAACATCATCACACGGCCTGTTTCCAGGTCCTGTGCAATGGCAGGCACTAGCCCCTTCTCATCCCACTTGACCTCATCAAGCCATGATTCATTAATCTTCACAGCACTCTTCCATCATCTAATTCAAAGCCCGTTAGCATAGCTTAACCACCGCCACTGAACCAGTGGCAATCAAGCTCGCCACAAGCTAACCCAGCCAGCACCAGCTAGCAACCAGCCATACCAGGGCAACTGCGAAACTGCCAACTGCCACT
This genomic interval carries:
- the tatC gene encoding twin-arginine translocase subunit TatC, which gives rise to MTDTTKEQEQPLISHLVELRQRLMRAVLAVFLVFLGLFYFANDLYLFMSAPLTALLPEGTSMIATDVTSPFFAPFKLTLVAAVVLAMPYILHQIWSFIAPGLYANEKQFAIPLLVSSIVLFYAGIAFAYFVVFPLIFGFFTSVGPENVAVMTDISSYLNFVLKLFFAFGITFEIPVATLLLIKSGAVTAKNLAAKRAYVVVVCFVFGMLLTPPDVISQSLLAVPMWLLFELGLFMSRFITSKTVVEDEAE
- the tatB gene encoding Sec-independent protein translocase protein TatB — translated: MFDIGFAEILIVSVVALLVLGPDKLPVAVKTCGMWLGRIKRSVTAIQHEISEELRVEELRRTTAISKEELEKELSEMRKPFKAAAKDVEDAVSEAEKTPTTEAASTAESPKTDSDKSST
- the tatA gene encoding Sec-independent protein translocase subunit TatA codes for the protein MTRSDKYNWRRTMGFGGISIWQLVIVLGIVVLIFGTKKLRNLGGDVGGAVKGFKKAMSEDDSKDAQEDQEKKKLTEDAQFSQSEVPDAEKDKEKSQTGSDK
- a CDS encoding phosphoribosyl-ATP diphosphatase codes for the protein MSDVLDRLATILEARKGASEDSSYVASLHAKGLNKILEKVGEEATETILAAKDAEVSGDCADLVYETADLWFHSLVMLSHLGETHEAVLLELARRFDMSGLEEKASRQNN
- the hisI gene encoding phosphoribosyl-AMP cyclohydrolase, whose translation is MNESWLDEVKWDEKGLVPAIAQDLETGRVMMFAWMNRESLLLSVQEQRAIYWSRSRQKLWRKGEESGHIQRLHELRLDCDGDVVLLVIEQIGGIACHTGRESCFFRKLDDQGKWQITDQVVKSPGSIYKNKG